A genomic stretch from Bacillus sp. E(2018) includes:
- a CDS encoding MFS transporter has protein sequence MWRNRNFLILMFGLAVSSTGLWVGIIGNLEFLQMNVESSFLQALIILAGFLVGIFLAPMAGRIIDRSNKKKILIYAGFARCAAIFFMYLAIAYNNVWWMVVYTLVIGISGTFSQPAMQTMLPLIVKKDELLDANGVNMNIFTASRIVGTALGGVMLVGMSLFSLYTVTLISYVILLISTFFLDVEEPPKKADSSGRKDNFFRTLRELYPIIKNERKVVYGIFLLIPAYLFLSGFNLMVIEISELQDNAGIKGILYTTEGVCVFIGTFLSKKFFRDNPKLNYMFAITFIIAAAHTSLFLAEHPIMSVVSFGLFGLAAGTLFPVVTTIFQTDVPSDYHGRFFSIKGMVDNIIFQVLMLLTGLFLDTIGFHKMVIGFGISSFLIAFVIYYQYKTKSGSKKKGRLASVK, from the coding sequence ATGTGGAGAAACCGGAATTTTTTAATTTTGATGTTTGGACTGGCTGTATCTAGCACGGGTCTATGGGTAGGGATTATTGGGAATCTTGAATTTTTGCAGATGAATGTTGAATCCTCTTTTTTGCAGGCTTTAATCATTTTAGCAGGGTTTCTAGTAGGAATCTTTCTTGCACCGATGGCGGGAAGAATCATTGATCGCAGCAACAAGAAAAAGATTTTAATCTATGCTGGATTTGCTCGATGTGCAGCTATCTTCTTTATGTATTTGGCGATCGCTTATAACAATGTTTGGTGGATGGTCGTTTATACACTTGTAATCGGGATCTCTGGTACATTCTCTCAGCCTGCTATGCAAACCATGTTGCCTTTGATCGTAAAAAAAGATGAACTTCTAGATGCTAATGGTGTTAACATGAACATCTTTACTGCATCTAGGATCGTAGGGACTGCGCTAGGCGGAGTGATGTTGGTGGGTATGTCTCTGTTTTCTTTGTATACGGTTACACTTATTTCGTATGTGATCCTTCTTATTTCTACTTTCTTTTTAGATGTGGAGGAACCGCCTAAGAAAGCAGATTCCTCAGGTAGAAAGGATAATTTCTTCAGAACGCTTAGGGAATTGTATCCCATTATAAAGAACGAACGTAAAGTTGTGTATGGTATCTTTTTATTAATTCCTGCTTACCTATTTTTATCTGGATTCAACTTAATGGTGATTGAGATCAGTGAGTTGCAGGATAATGCCGGTATTAAAGGAATTCTTTATACGACTGAAGGAGTTTGTGTATTCATTGGAACGTTTTTATCAAAGAAATTCTTTAGAGATAATCCGAAGCTAAACTATATGTTCGCTATTACATTCATTATCGCAGCGGCGCACACATCCTTATTTTTAGCAGAACATCCAATCATGTCGGTTGTGTCTTTCGGATTATTTGGGCTAGCTGCTGGAACGCTGTTTCCTGTTGTTACTACCATTTTTCAGACAGATGTCCCATCAGACTATCATGGTAGGTTCTTCTCTATTAAAGGGATGGTTGATAATATTATCTTCCAAGTTCTGATGTTGTTAACAGGTTTGTTCCTTGATACGATTGGATTTCATAAAATGGTCATAGGGTTTGGTATCTCATCGTTCTTGATTGCGTTTGTCATCTATTATCAATATAAGACAAAGAGCGGGTCGAAAAAGAAGGGTCGACTAGCATCGGTTAAGTAA
- a CDS encoding alpha/beta hydrolase, whose protein sequence is MVDLISVINHRMEVFQKGDKGKPVVILPGMGVSFDSWHEVCESISTTNKVIMIHRPGIGNSEIGSEERHTYQLTNELNELFRKLKINEKIILVGHSYGGLCVQHFVKRFPEKVCGVVLVDASSVDSYKLDELELSFLEGQTNELLIKEWLEKADQDAEALKDELMPELTDRQKKLPQDAQQRLLEFGVKPEFYKALASELKCWDEDAQSIKELGTFRDLPLTVIARDPSYQRELAKAQNIPLWEMERFESVWRDLILDQLNLSTRSEFLEAKGAGHSVHLDAPDVIASAIKKMSNLL, encoded by the coding sequence GTGGTTGATTTAATTTCCGTTATTAATCATAGAATGGAAGTGTTCCAAAAGGGTGATAAAGGCAAACCTGTCGTAATTCTACCTGGCATGGGCGTTTCCTTTGATAGCTGGCATGAGGTCTGTGAATCAATAAGTACAACGAATAAAGTGATTATGATTCATCGTCCAGGTATTGGTAATAGTGAGATCGGATCTGAAGAACGTCATACCTATCAATTGACAAATGAACTAAACGAACTGTTTCGCAAACTAAAGATCAATGAAAAAATAATCTTAGTTGGTCATTCGTATGGCGGACTGTGTGTTCAGCATTTTGTAAAGAGATTTCCTGAGAAGGTATGCGGCGTGGTGTTGGTGGATGCATCCTCTGTCGATTCTTATAAACTTGATGAGCTTGAATTGTCTTTCTTAGAAGGGCAGACAAACGAGTTATTGATTAAAGAATGGCTAGAAAAAGCAGATCAAGATGCTGAGGCCCTTAAGGATGAGTTAATGCCAGAGTTGACGGATAGACAAAAAAAGTTACCACAAGATGCACAACAAAGACTGCTTGAATTTGGTGTGAAACCGGAGTTTTATAAAGCGTTGGCTTCTGAGCTAAAGTGCTGGGATGAAGATGCCCAGTCTATAAAAGAATTAGGGACTTTTCGCGATCTGCCACTTACTGTAATTGCTCGTGATCCTTCGTATCAAAGGGAGTTAGCAAAAGCACAGAACATTCCACTATGGGAGATGGAGAGATTTGAATCTGTTTGGCGAGACCTGATTTTAGATCAACTGAATCTGTCTACTCGGAGTGAATTCTTAGAAGCTAAAGGTGCGGGTCACTCTGTTCATTTAGATGCGCCGGATGTGATTGCATCCGCTATAAAGAAAATGAGCAATCTTCTTTAA